The Haloarchaeobius sp. HME9146 genome includes a region encoding these proteins:
- a CDS encoding sodium:calcium antiporter → MNWKVLFALVVATALTLPWLGGWAFGAMHGLSTLATVGISGIGILGASFLLTWGAETAEKDVPRAFAIAVLAVLAVAPEYAVDALYAWNAGQFAGTERGIEAGNLAVANMTGANRILIGVGWAGIALFTILRAGAATDVAVEKRDGFLADVVTIDRDITVEVAFLLAATVWAFAVPLGGGIDILDVVMLVGLYVLYLAVILRGDADDGDEEHVGVPAALQQIPNPFRALTVIGLFAFSGLIIFTAVEPFAHGLEGLGTSMGIPSFFMIQWIAPLASESPELVVVAVLVMKARSTAGFNALVSSKLNQWTLLIGTLAIVHSVALGEYGALMFDQKQSAEIWLTAAQSLFALSLIVNFEFSIREAVALFVLFVSQVAAEYLIIRDLVALPVTSYELLLAFTGLYIVLSTLLFVSRRDAFVQLLMEARETVSGAVSPEVQPQSAD, encoded by the coding sequence CTGAACTGGAAAGTACTGTTCGCGCTCGTCGTGGCGACCGCGTTGACACTGCCGTGGCTCGGTGGCTGGGCGTTCGGCGCGATGCACGGACTGTCGACGCTCGCGACGGTAGGAATCAGCGGTATCGGCATCCTCGGTGCGTCCTTCCTCCTCACCTGGGGTGCCGAGACCGCCGAGAAGGACGTCCCTCGGGCGTTCGCTATCGCCGTCCTCGCGGTGCTCGCGGTCGCTCCCGAGTACGCGGTCGACGCGCTGTACGCGTGGAACGCCGGGCAGTTCGCCGGGACCGAGCGGGGCATCGAGGCGGGGAACCTCGCGGTCGCAAACATGACCGGCGCGAACCGCATCCTCATCGGGGTCGGCTGGGCCGGTATCGCGCTGTTCACGATACTGCGAGCCGGCGCTGCCACCGACGTCGCGGTCGAGAAGCGCGATGGCTTCCTCGCGGACGTGGTGACCATCGACCGCGACATCACGGTCGAGGTCGCGTTCTTGCTCGCTGCGACCGTCTGGGCGTTCGCGGTCCCGCTCGGCGGCGGTATCGACATCCTCGACGTGGTGATGCTCGTCGGGCTCTACGTGCTGTACCTCGCGGTCATCCTTCGCGGGGACGCCGACGATGGTGACGAGGAGCACGTCGGGGTGCCCGCCGCACTCCAGCAGATTCCGAACCCGTTCCGGGCTCTCACCGTCATCGGCCTCTTCGCCTTCTCCGGGCTGATAATCTTCACCGCGGTCGAGCCGTTCGCACACGGGCTCGAGGGGCTCGGGACCTCGATGGGCATCCCGTCGTTCTTCATGATTCAGTGGATCGCACCGCTCGCCTCGGAGTCCCCGGAGCTGGTCGTCGTCGCCGTCCTCGTGATGAAGGCACGGTCGACGGCTGGGTTCAACGCACTCGTCTCCTCGAAGTTGAACCAGTGGACGCTCCTCATCGGGACGCTCGCGATCGTCCACTCGGTCGCCCTGGGTGAGTACGGGGCGCTCATGTTCGACCAGAAGCAGTCCGCCGAGATCTGGCTGACCGCGGCGCAGTCGTTGTTCGCGCTCTCGCTCATCGTGAACTTTGAGTTCTCCATCCGTGAGGCCGTCGCACTGTTCGTCCTGTTCGTCAGCCAGGTGGCGGCCGAGTACCTCATCATCCGGGACCTCGTCGCCCTCCCGGTGACGAGCTACGAACTGCTGCTTGCGTTCACGGGCCTTTACATCGTCCTCTCGACGCTGCTGTTCGTCTCCCGGCGGGACGCGTTCGTGCAGCTCCTGATGGAGGCCCGCGAGACGGTTTCGGGGGCAGTCTCTCCGGAGGTACAACCCCAGAGCGCAGACTGA
- a CDS encoding lysylphosphatidylglycerol synthase transmembrane domain-containing protein, whose amino-acid sequence MKWRRYRGTIVGFLAAGLVFAVMFWFLDARAVFAAAQRADPGLLAMVAGAILLWNLSWGVVFWQVLSAVDAGASLPTAVVINAAGAFANHVTPFGQAGGEPVTAWFVTRRTGTEYEVSLAAVASFDAINVIPSLTLALLGGSYYLSSVPIPFDLPGGKGVVAALGMGVLGVVLVWQLVRTQGARLSNAIASAVRFVTSRIPGVPTPEADAIRARIHGFVAAVRRVAGDRRRLTAAIAFSALGWTFQAVGLWVAFLALDAPIPVAVALFVVPLSALGSAFPTPGGLGGIEAISITLVTLFTGVAAPTIAAAVTIHSVGGYMLTTSIGAAATAVIGIDGEGMPD is encoded by the coding sequence GTGAAGTGGAGACGCTACCGGGGAACGATAGTCGGCTTCCTCGCCGCGGGGCTCGTGTTCGCGGTCATGTTCTGGTTCCTCGACGCCCGGGCGGTGTTCGCCGCCGCCCAGCGTGCCGACCCGGGTCTCCTCGCGATGGTCGCCGGGGCGATACTTCTCTGGAACCTCTCGTGGGGGGTCGTCTTCTGGCAGGTCCTCAGCGCCGTCGACGCTGGCGCGTCGCTGCCGACCGCCGTCGTCATCAACGCCGCCGGTGCCTTCGCGAATCACGTCACGCCCTTCGGGCAGGCCGGTGGCGAACCGGTGACGGCCTGGTTCGTCACCAGGCGCACCGGGACGGAGTACGAGGTCAGCCTCGCGGCCGTCGCGAGCTTCGACGCCATCAACGTCATCCCGTCGCTCACGCTCGCGCTTCTCGGTGGCAGCTACTACCTCTCGTCGGTGCCGATTCCGTTCGACCTCCCTGGGGGCAAGGGGGTGGTAGCGGCCCTCGGGATGGGTGTCCTCGGTGTCGTCCTCGTCTGGCAACTCGTCCGGACCCAGGGAGCACGTCTGAGCAACGCAATCGCCAGCGCCGTTCGCTTCGTCACCAGTCGCATTCCCGGCGTTCCGACGCCCGAAGCCGACGCTATCAGGGCTCGAATCCACGGGTTCGTCGCGGCTGTCCGGCGTGTCGCCGGTGACCGCCGACGGCTGACTGCCGCGATAGCGTTCTCCGCTCTCGGGTGGACCTTCCAGGCCGTGGGCCTCTGGGTGGCCTTCCTCGCGCTCGACGCTCCCATCCCGGTGGCGGTCGCGCTGTTCGTCGTCCCCCTGAGTGCACTCGGCAGCGCGTTCCCGACACCGGGTGGCCTCGGTGGTATCGAGGCGATCAGCATCACCCTGGTCACGCTGTTCACCGGGGTCGCCGCGCCGACGATCGCGGCGGCCGTTACCATCCATAGCGTCGGTGGCTACATGCTGACGACGAGTATCGGGGCCGCAGCGACCGCGGTCATCGGTATCGACGGCGAGGGGATGCCAGACTGA
- a CDS encoding universal stress protein has product MRFLVAMDGSDAAENALTYAAEIGTAMDGAITVVHAVNPAVYDTGGNEPISTLSDANRRLIIERIEAAEDRGQQYLDRATSLAEELGASVETELVYGDPVEAITDFAETANYDAIFVGHRGRSGRTDLMLGSVAKQIVERATVPVTVVR; this is encoded by the coding sequence ATGAGATTCCTCGTTGCCATGGACGGCTCCGACGCGGCGGAGAACGCACTCACCTACGCGGCAGAGATCGGTACCGCGATGGACGGGGCAATCACGGTCGTACACGCCGTGAACCCTGCTGTCTACGACACGGGTGGAAACGAACCCATCTCGACGCTGTCGGACGCAAACCGGCGGCTCATCATCGAGCGAATCGAGGCCGCAGAAGACCGCGGGCAACAGTACCTCGACAGGGCGACCAGCCTGGCCGAGGAACTCGGTGCAAGCGTCGAGACGGAGCTGGTCTACGGCGATCCGGTCGAAGCGATAACCGACTTCGCAGAGACCGCGAACTACGACGCGATATTCGTCGGCCACCGGGGACGTTCCGGGCGAACCGACCTGATGCTTGGAAGCGTCGCGAAGCAGATCGTGGAACGGGCGACGGTTCCGGTCACCGTCGTCCGCTGA
- a CDS encoding ArsR family transcriptional regulator, which produces MACNAQRTTEAWERAAEALAEYPPSVKFVAKVLDVNGEMSQQRLVDETLLPVRTVRYAVNTLEQDGHLESRHCFRDARKRLYSLELE; this is translated from the coding sequence ATGGCTTGTAACGCACAGCGGACGACGGAGGCCTGGGAACGGGCTGCAGAGGCACTCGCCGAGTATCCACCGAGCGTCAAGTTCGTGGCGAAGGTACTCGACGTCAACGGCGAGATGAGCCAGCAACGGCTCGTCGATGAGACGCTCCTGCCGGTCAGGACGGTCCGGTACGCGGTCAACACACTCGAACAGGACGGCCACCTCGAGTCCCGCCACTGCTTCCGTGACGCACGAAAGCGACTCTACTCGCTCGAACTGGAGTAA
- a CDS encoding IclR family transcriptional regulator — MAQDDRLNRTVTTTESSIRILESLKAQPRQTLADLTETLDIARSTIHRHLLTLEANDLVVRDESDGTFSLGLRFLDFGHRSREHVEFFDVGRKYVDRLAEETGEKVWLIAKEGDFSVHLYKAHGENPLETSAKVGQRRYLHQLAAGKSILAYLPDDELDAIIERRGLDETTENTITSPDELREELADIRERGYAFNIGESITGLNAIGAPIRDEDGYPIGAISISGPANRVKDSLLEDELPDKLLAALDEIHISLRYSDST; from the coding sequence ATGGCACAGGACGACCGGCTGAATCGAACGGTCACGACGACCGAATCCTCTATCCGTATCCTCGAATCGCTCAAGGCCCAGCCCCGGCAGACGCTGGCCGACCTGACCGAGACCCTCGACATCGCGCGCAGCACCATCCACCGACATCTGTTGACCCTCGAGGCGAACGACCTCGTGGTGCGCGACGAGAGCGACGGGACGTTCTCGCTGGGGCTGCGGTTTCTCGACTTCGGCCATCGGTCACGCGAACACGTCGAGTTCTTCGACGTGGGTCGGAAGTACGTCGACCGGCTCGCCGAGGAGACCGGTGAGAAGGTCTGGCTCATCGCGAAGGAGGGCGATTTCAGCGTCCACCTCTACAAAGCACACGGCGAGAACCCGCTGGAGACCTCGGCGAAGGTCGGCCAGCGTCGCTACCTTCACCAGTTGGCGGCGGGCAAGTCGATTCTCGCGTACCTTCCCGACGACGAACTCGACGCCATCATCGAACGCCGGGGACTCGACGAGACGACGGAGAACACCATCACGTCGCCCGACGAACTGCGCGAGGAACTCGCCGATATCAGGGAGCGGGGCTACGCGTTCAACATCGGCGAGTCCATCACGGGGCTCAACGCCATCGGGGCACCGATCCGTGACGAGGATGGGTATCCGATCGGCGCGATCAGTATCTCGGGCCCCGCGAACCGGGTCAAGGACTCGCTCCTCGAAGACGAGCTGCCGGACAAGCTTCTGGCGGCGCTCGACGAGATACACATCAGCCTGCGGTACTCGGACTCCACGTGA
- a CDS encoding EthD domain-containing protein, producing the protein MYKHVALLVRQDDLSHEEFVDYWQNNHSPLAKDIEGVVRYQTVYPTDPENAEFDGLAELYFETLDDLHEALGSEGSRDYDPSREVAAKAREDVNNFLAVDERPRFIGEEKVWKDEVDGDTEGLYKHSAFLVRKDGMTHEEFRDYWENNHSPLAKDIEGVVRYQTVYPTDPENAEFDGVAELYFETLDDLHEALGSEGSRDYDPTREVAAAAREDVNNFLAVSERPRFIGEEKVWKNEVGDRDGY; encoded by the coding sequence ATGTACAAGCACGTAGCGCTGCTCGTCCGACAGGACGACCTCTCGCACGAGGAGTTCGTCGACTACTGGCAGAACAACCACTCGCCACTGGCCAAGGACATCGAGGGCGTGGTGCGGTATCAGACCGTCTACCCGACGGACCCGGAGAACGCCGAGTTCGATGGACTGGCGGAGCTCTACTTCGAGACGCTGGACGACCTTCACGAGGCACTCGGGAGCGAGGGCTCGCGGGATTACGACCCCTCCCGTGAGGTCGCCGCGAAAGCTCGCGAGGACGTGAACAACTTCCTCGCCGTCGACGAGCGCCCGCGCTTCATCGGGGAGGAGAAGGTCTGGAAGGACGAGGTGGACGGCGACACCGAGGGCCTTTACAAGCACTCGGCGTTCCTCGTCCGAAAGGATGGGATGACCCACGAGGAGTTCCGCGACTACTGGGAGAACAATCACTCGCCGCTGGCCAAGGATATCGAAGGCGTGGTGCGGTACCAGACGGTGTACCCGACGGACCCGGAGAACGCCGAGTTCGACGGCGTCGCAGAACTGTACTTCGAGACGCTGGACGACCTCCACGAGGCTCTCGGGAGCGAGGGCTCGCGAGACTACGACCCCACCCGAGAGGTCGCCGCAGCCGCCCGTGAGGACGTGAACAACTTCCTCGCCGTCTCGGAGCGCCCACGCTTCATCGGGGAGGAGAAGGTCTGGAAGAACGAGGTCGGCGACCGCGATGGCTACTGA
- a CDS encoding HD domain-containing protein, with protein sequence MTDPNYETQVREAYPELDSIEDDELREQVVEAWVLGLERGGWQHIEDIPYAWNIHEVTNVEHVRGVTKIAIESAEIQREFHGADPDLDVIVAACLLHDVGKCYEYVDFVDAELLDEPDREHYASEEIPHSISGYALAHEVGVPLSVQRAIPHFLGEVPTRTMEAELVKSANSASSNAITQSAMGITLKEWVAEYSQTQN encoded by the coding sequence ATGACCGACCCGAACTACGAGACACAGGTCAGGGAGGCCTACCCGGAACTCGACAGTATCGAGGACGACGAGTTGCGCGAGCAGGTCGTCGAGGCATGGGTGCTCGGGCTCGAACGCGGCGGCTGGCAGCACATCGAGGACATCCCCTACGCATGGAACATCCACGAGGTCACGAACGTGGAACACGTGCGAGGCGTGACGAAGATCGCCATCGAGTCCGCCGAGATCCAGCGCGAGTTCCACGGGGCCGACCCAGACCTCGACGTCATCGTGGCGGCGTGTCTGCTCCACGACGTGGGGAAGTGCTACGAGTACGTGGACTTCGTCGATGCCGAACTGCTCGACGAGCCTGACCGCGAGCATTACGCCAGCGAGGAGATTCCGCACTCGATTTCGGGATACGCCCTCGCCCACGAGGTCGGTGTCCCGCTCTCGGTCCAGCGGGCCATCCCGCACTTCCTCGGGGAAGTCCCGACCCGCACCATGGAAGCCGAGCTGGTCAAGAGCGCGAACTCGGCGTCCTCGAACGCCATCACCCAGTCCGCCATGGGCATCACCCTGAAAGAGTGGGTGGCCGAGTACAGCCAGACGCAGAACTGA
- a CDS encoding NAD(P)-dependent oxidoreductase, with product MAETETVLVTGGTGFIGSYVAKSFVEHGHDVVAYDLSTDDRILAKLDIADDVEIRRGDVTDPTDVVNAVAETGATRIVHLAALLTNTAESNPRAALKVNVEGTSNIFEAARTLDDQVERVAWASSAAVYAPPTNYDDGGDWWVTEDDLVYPDTLYGATKEYNEHQARVYNEEYGVDHVAIRPTVAYGPYRETGGSAFLANIIEKPALGESFSVEYGDQEIDWQHVEDIAQAFRLAAFTPEEDLSQRIYNVRGELASIREAAETVEDIIPDADITVSDEGELPWTQRLDMTAFEEDTGYEVQYDLESGFRKYIDVLREEAGLDPL from the coding sequence ATGGCAGAAACCGAGACGGTACTCGTTACCGGTGGCACCGGCTTCATCGGCTCCTACGTCGCCAAGTCGTTCGTCGAACACGGTCACGACGTGGTCGCCTACGACCTTTCGACCGACGACCGCATCCTGGCGAAGCTCGACATCGCGGACGACGTCGAGATCCGCCGCGGTGACGTGACCGACCCGACCGACGTGGTGAACGCGGTCGCCGAGACCGGCGCGACCCGCATCGTCCACCTCGCTGCATTGCTCACGAACACGGCCGAGTCCAACCCGCGCGCCGCACTGAAGGTGAACGTGGAAGGGACGAGCAACATCTTCGAGGCCGCCCGAACGCTCGACGACCAGGTCGAACGCGTGGCCTGGGCGTCCTCTGCCGCGGTGTACGCCCCGCCGACGAACTACGACGATGGCGGCGACTGGTGGGTCACCGAGGACGACCTCGTCTACCCCGACACGCTCTACGGCGCGACCAAGGAGTACAACGAGCACCAGGCCCGCGTCTACAACGAGGAGTACGGTGTCGACCACGTCGCTATCCGCCCGACCGTCGCCTACGGCCCCTACCGCGAGACCGGCGGAAGCGCGTTCCTCGCGAACATCATCGAGAAGCCCGCCCTGGGTGAATCCTTCTCGGTGGAGTACGGCGACCAGGAGATCGACTGGCAGCACGTCGAAGACATCGCGCAGGCGTTCCGCCTCGCCGCGTTCACCCCCGAGGAAGACCTCAGTCAACGCATCTACAACGTCCGTGGGGAACTCGCGTCCATCCGCGAGGCCGCCGAGACCGTCGAGGACATCATCCCCGACGCGGACATCACGGTCTCCGACGAGGGTGAACTCCCGTGGACCCAGCGCCTCGACATGACCGCGTTCGAAGAGGACACCGGGTACGAGGTGCAGTACGACCTCGAATCCGGCTTCCGCAAGTACATCGACGTGCTGCGCGAAGAGGCCGGCCTCGACCCGCTCTGA
- a CDS encoding thiamine pyrophosphate-binding protein, with product MTTVSTQIVRTLEDLDVEYLFGYPGGRAIELLEELAHSDIEVVRPRDEREASVMAEMYGRYHQQPGVLTGQGPWIGSLGAIGQMEARLGSSPMVAITEASERGDYSTLAPYQQARGDYGGFSLPKILDGITKEWWFPRTANETLRSLQLSFKHATAGRPGPTAVILDGDAVTSEVPEGDVPPVWSPDRQTKNWESGPTDADVAAAADALANADRPVIIAGNGVHVSQCYDELQAVAESYDAVVATSYLGKSTIPETHERAAGVIGSFGHEGANQVVSEADTLLVVGCRMNPMDTNWQAESFIRPDEQTIIHADIDTRNAGWVYPADVGLIGDAGHSLAALVTAGAGENGWALDRAAEAREDFHVPECDSDQSPILPQRAVQAISDVVDEDTIVTADSGNNRFWLLNYLQTPAVRTYFGSGGVGGMGWATPAAVSAAITTDKDVVAVAGDGGFTMTMTSVETAVEYGVAPTFVVLNDTSLGMVRQMDDSIPGVEFHDTDFATVVEGFGAEGIRVTDPDDLDDRLAEAKASDVPTVLDVRIDREPDMVETLQSSFYAEVGGLHE from the coding sequence ATGACTACCGTAAGCACCCAGATCGTTCGCACCCTGGAAGACCTGGACGTGGAGTACCTGTTCGGCTACCCTGGTGGCCGCGCCATCGAACTGCTGGAAGAACTCGCCCACTCGGACATCGAAGTCGTTCGCCCGCGCGACGAGCGCGAGGCGAGCGTGATGGCAGAGATGTACGGCCGCTACCACCAGCAACCGGGCGTCCTCACTGGACAGGGCCCGTGGATCGGCAGCCTCGGTGCAATCGGCCAGATGGAAGCCCGCCTGGGCTCCTCGCCCATGGTCGCCATCACCGAGGCCTCCGAGCGCGGCGACTACTCAACGCTCGCGCCGTACCAGCAGGCCCGCGGGGACTACGGCGGGTTCTCCCTGCCGAAGATTCTCGACGGCATCACCAAGGAGTGGTGGTTCCCGCGCACCGCGAACGAGACGCTGCGCAGCCTCCAGCTCTCGTTCAAGCACGCGACCGCCGGGCGTCCCGGGCCGACCGCGGTCATCCTCGACGGCGATGCCGTCACCAGCGAGGTTCCGGAGGGTGACGTACCGCCCGTCTGGTCGCCGGATCGGCAGACGAAGAACTGGGAGTCCGGCCCGACCGACGCCGACGTGGCGGCCGCCGCCGACGCGCTCGCGAATGCAGACCGGCCCGTCATCATCGCCGGCAATGGGGTCCACGTCTCGCAGTGTTACGACGAACTCCAGGCCGTCGCGGAGTCCTACGACGCGGTCGTCGCCACCTCCTACCTCGGCAAGTCCACGATTCCGGAGACCCACGAGCGCGCCGCCGGCGTCATCGGCTCCTTCGGGCACGAGGGCGCGAATCAGGTCGTCTCCGAGGCCGACACGCTGCTCGTGGTCGGCTGTCGTATGAACCCGATGGACACCAATTGGCAGGCGGAATCGTTCATCCGGCCCGACGAGCAGACCATCATCCACGCCGACATCGACACCCGCAACGCTGGCTGGGTGTACCCGGCAGACGTCGGCCTCATCGGTGACGCCGGGCACTCGCTGGCCGCGCTGGTGACGGCCGGCGCGGGAGAGAACGGCTGGGCACTCGACCGTGCCGCCGAGGCCCGCGAGGACTTCCACGTCCCCGAGTGCGACTCGGACCAGTCGCCCATCCTGCCCCAGCGTGCAGTGCAGGCGATTTCCGACGTCGTCGACGAGGATACCATCGTCACGGCAGATTCAGGGAACAACCGCTTCTGGCTCCTGAACTACCTGCAGACGCCTGCGGTCCGTACCTACTTCGGGTCGGGTGGCGTCGGCGGGATGGGCTGGGCGACCCCGGCAGCCGTCTCGGCAGCCATCACGACCGACAAGGACGTGGTCGCCGTGGCAGGCGACGGCGGGTTCACCATGACGATGACCTCGGTCGAGACCGCGGTCGAGTACGGTGTCGCGCCGACCTTCGTCGTCCTCAACGACACGAGCCTCGGGATGGTCCGCCAGATGGACGACTCCATCCCGGGCGTGGAGTTCCACGACACCGACTTCGCCACGGTCGTCGAGGGCTTCGGTGCCGAGGGGATTCGCGTGACCGACCCCGACGACCTCGACGACCGGCTCGCCGAGGCGAAGGCTTCGGACGTCCCGACCGTCCTCGACGTGCGCATCGACCGCGAGCCCGACATGGTCGAGACGCTGCAGTCCTCGTTCTACGCCGAGGTCGGCGGCCTCCACGAGTAG
- a CDS encoding M24 family metallopeptidase: MPRAVFDSSEYDRRIARTKERMREEGLDAVFVSDPANMNYLTGYDGWSFYVHQGVVVTQDRDEPVWVGRDMDANGCRATTTLSEESIRPYSDDHVQSPYDLHPMDFVATVLDDLGVSDGRIGLEMDAYYFTAKSYTRLQKNLPEAEFEDTTLLVNWLRIKKSDAEIEYMREAARISENAMQAGLDAIEEGVPEYEAAEAIYSALIDGTDDYGGDYPSIVPLMPSGDHTGTPHLTWTDEEFRNGDPVIIELSGCRHRYHSPLARTTYVGEPPQEMQERAEIVVEGINAALDAVEPGVTAESVEKAWRDTIAKYDLEKEDRIGYSMGLGYPPDWGEHTASLRPGDETVLEENMTFHTIPGLWFDDFGVELSETFVVTSDGAEPLADFPRRLFTA; encoded by the coding sequence ATGCCCAGAGCCGTATTCGACAGCAGTGAGTACGACCGTCGAATCGCCCGGACGAAAGAGCGGATGAGAGAGGAGGGGCTGGACGCGGTGTTCGTGAGCGACCCGGCCAACATGAACTACCTCACAGGGTACGACGGGTGGTCGTTCTACGTCCACCAGGGCGTCGTGGTCACCCAGGACCGGGACGAGCCGGTCTGGGTCGGTCGGGACATGGACGCGAACGGCTGTCGTGCGACGACCACGCTCTCCGAGGAGAGTATCCGTCCCTACAGCGACGACCACGTCCAGTCGCCCTACGACCTGCACCCGATGGACTTCGTTGCGACCGTCCTCGACGACCTCGGCGTGTCCGACGGGCGCATCGGGCTGGAGATGGACGCGTATTACTTCACCGCGAAGTCGTACACCCGGCTCCAGAAGAACCTCCCCGAAGCGGAGTTCGAGGACACCACGCTGCTGGTCAACTGGCTCCGAATCAAGAAGTCCGACGCCGAGATCGAGTACATGCGCGAGGCGGCCCGCATCTCGGAGAACGCGATGCAGGCGGGCCTCGACGCTATCGAGGAGGGTGTCCCGGAGTACGAGGCCGCGGAGGCCATCTACTCGGCGCTCATCGACGGGACCGACGACTACGGCGGCGACTACCCCTCCATCGTGCCGCTGATGCCCTCGGGCGACCACACCGGGACGCCACACCTGACCTGGACCGACGAGGAGTTCCGGAACGGCGACCCGGTCATCATCGAGCTGTCGGGCTGTCGCCACCGGTATCACTCCCCGCTCGCTCGGACGACGTACGTTGGCGAGCCCCCGCAGGAGATGCAGGAGCGCGCCGAAATCGTTGTCGAGGGGATCAATGCCGCACTGGACGCGGTCGAACCCGGTGTGACTGCGGAGTCGGTCGAGAAGGCCTGGCGCGATACCATCGCCAAGTACGACCTCGAGAAGGAGGATCGCATCGGCTACTCCATGGGCCTTGGCTACCCGCCGGACTGGGGCGAGCACACCGCGAGCCTGCGCCCGGGTGACGAGACGGTGCTGGAGGAGAACATGACCTTCCACACCATCCCCGGGCTGTGGTTCGACGACTTCGGCGTCGAGCTGAGCGAGACGTTCGTCGTCACCTCGGACGGGGCCGAGCCGCTGGCCGACTTCCCGCGCCGACTGTTCACAGCCTGA
- the gdhB gene encoding glutamate dehydrogenase GdhB: MPETTTTDEDAAGGETEPESALATARRQLERAAAHVDVDSGVVTRLKHPTKVQQVSVPLRLDDGSLEVFTGYRAQHDDVRGPYKGGLRFHPEVTADECVGLSMWMTWKCAVMDLPFGGAKGGVAVDPKTLSDEERERLTRRFAEELRDVVGPKKDVPAPDMGTGPQEMAWFMDAYSMQQGETTPGVVTGKPPVIGGSYGREEAPGRSVAIVTREAIDYYDWDIEETTVAVQGFGSVGANAARLLDDWGASIVAVSDVDGAIYDPDGLDTQDVKGHDERPGMVSGYDAPQSMTNAELLELDVDILIPAAVGEVITADNVDDISAEMVVEGANGPTTFAADTILEERGIPVIPDILANAGGVTVSYFEWLQDINRRQWSLERVHEELEQEMLDAWDAVREHVEADDLTWRDAAYAVALSRIGGAKETRGLWP, from the coding sequence ATGCCGGAGACAACCACGACCGACGAGGACGCGGCGGGCGGCGAGACGGAGCCAGAGTCCGCCCTGGCGACGGCACGCCGACAACTGGAGCGCGCAGCCGCACATGTCGACGTCGACTCGGGCGTCGTCACGCGGCTGAAACATCCGACGAAGGTCCAGCAGGTCTCGGTCCCACTTCGACTCGACGACGGCTCGCTGGAGGTGTTCACGGGCTACCGCGCTCAGCACGACGACGTTCGCGGCCCGTACAAGGGCGGCCTGCGTTTCCATCCGGAGGTGACCGCCGACGAGTGCGTCGGGCTGTCGATGTGGATGACGTGGAAGTGCGCCGTCATGGACCTCCCGTTCGGCGGTGCCAAAGGCGGCGTCGCGGTCGACCCGAAGACGCTCTCGGACGAGGAGCGCGAACGGCTCACCCGGCGCTTCGCCGAGGAGTTACGTGACGTGGTCGGCCCGAAGAAGGACGTCCCCGCGCCGGACATGGGGACCGGCCCACAGGAGATGGCGTGGTTCATGGACGCCTACTCGATGCAGCAGGGTGAGACCACACCCGGCGTCGTGACCGGGAAGCCGCCGGTCATCGGCGGTTCCTACGGTCGCGAGGAGGCACCGGGTCGGTCCGTCGCCATCGTCACGCGCGAGGCCATCGACTACTACGACTGGGACATCGAGGAGACGACGGTCGCGGTCCAGGGCTTCGGTTCGGTCGGTGCGAACGCCGCCAGGCTGCTGGACGACTGGGGCGCGAGCATCGTCGCCGTCTCGGACGTCGACGGCGCCATCTACGACCCGGACGGCCTCGACACGCAGGACGTAAAGGGCCACGACGAGCGTCCCGGCATGGTCTCGGGCTACGACGCTCCCCAGTCCATGACGAACGCGGAACTGCTCGAACTCGACGTGGACATCCTCATCCCCGCCGCGGTGGGCGAAGTCATCACCGCGGACAACGTCGACGATATCTCCGCGGAGATGGTCGTCGAGGGCGCGAACGGTCCCACGACGTTTGCCGCCGACACCATCCTCGAGGAGCGTGGAATCCCCGTAATTCCGGACATCCTCGCCAACGCCGGCGGGGTGACCGTCTCGTACTTCGAGTGGCTGCAGGACATCAACCGCCGCCAGTGGTCGCTCGAGCGCGTCCACGAGGAACTGGAACAGGAGATGCTCGACGCGTGGGATGCGGTCCGTGAGCACGTCGAAGCGGACGACCTGACGTGGCGCGACGCGGCCTACGCGGTCGCACTCTCCCGTATCGGCGGCGCGAAGGAGACGCGCGGCCTCTGGCCCTGA